The Saccharopolyspora gloriosae genome window below encodes:
- a CDS encoding TetR family transcriptional regulator, producing the protein MRDGQATRRRLLDAATAEFAAHGIAGARVDRISAAAKANKAQLYAYFGDKDRLFDAVFQEHSDAITDAVPITAEDLPGYAARLYDACVARPELVRLATWARLERVPAGELVADKSEKSELKRRSIADAQRSGHVDPDFEPGEVLAMVSTMALAWSPASLFHAATADDPEPEHEQRRRFLAEAVRRAFAPPPR; encoded by the coding sequence ATGAGGGACGGACAAGCGACGCGACGCCGCCTGCTCGACGCGGCCACCGCGGAGTTCGCCGCGCACGGGATCGCCGGGGCACGGGTGGACCGGATCTCCGCCGCCGCCAAGGCGAACAAGGCGCAGCTCTACGCCTACTTCGGCGACAAGGACCGCCTGTTCGACGCCGTCTTCCAGGAGCACTCGGACGCGATCACGGACGCGGTACCGATCACCGCCGAAGACCTGCCCGGTTACGCGGCCCGCCTCTACGACGCCTGCGTCGCGCGGCCCGAACTGGTCCGGCTCGCGACCTGGGCGCGACTGGAACGGGTCCCGGCGGGCGAACTCGTCGCGGACAAGAGCGAGAAGTCCGAGCTGAAGCGGCGGTCCATCGCCGACGCCCAGCGCAGCGGGCACGTCGACCCGGACTTCGAACCCGGCGAAGTGCTCGCCATGGTCAGCACCATGGCGCTCGCCTGGTCGCCGGCGAGCCTGTTCCACGCCGCCACCGCCGACGACCCCGAACCCGAGCACGAGCAGCGCCGCCGGTTCCTCGCCGAAGCGGTTCGCCGCGCGTTCGCACCGCCGCCGCGCTGA
- a CDS encoding NAD(P)-dependent alcohol dehydrogenase, with the protein MRVHAYAADEAGGRLRAHEYEAEPLGHNEVDVRVTHCGVCHTDVGMIDDEFGVSRYPVVAGHEAVGIVAAVGDAVDQDLLPIGQRVGVGATAGSCFRCQWCMSGRHNLCPHKDNMVLRGDRGGFADHVRASDWRFVCPLPDAISSADAAPLLCAGSTVFNPLVDNDVRPIDRVAVVGIGGLGHLAVQFLAKWGCAVTAISTTPDKEQDARRFGATDFIATSEEGALREAANSFDFVLSTVSADLPWDDYLGVLRPRGTLCVVGVPPGPIAAATMSLLPEEKRIAGGVTASPTRNRQMLEFAARHGITAAVETFPISDVEQALDRVRRGAARYRVVLEL; encoded by the coding sequence ATGAGGGTTCACGCGTACGCGGCGGACGAAGCGGGCGGGCGGCTGCGCGCCCACGAGTACGAAGCGGAACCGCTGGGGCACAACGAGGTCGACGTGCGGGTGACGCACTGCGGGGTGTGCCACACCGACGTCGGCATGATCGATGACGAGTTCGGCGTCTCCCGCTACCCCGTCGTCGCCGGGCACGAGGCGGTCGGGATCGTGGCGGCCGTCGGCGACGCGGTCGACCAGGACCTGCTGCCGATCGGGCAGCGCGTCGGCGTGGGCGCCACCGCCGGCTCCTGCTTCCGCTGCCAGTGGTGCATGAGCGGGCGGCACAACCTGTGCCCGCACAAGGACAACATGGTCCTGCGCGGCGACCGGGGCGGATTCGCCGATCACGTGCGCGCGAGCGACTGGCGGTTCGTCTGCCCCCTCCCGGACGCGATCTCGTCCGCGGACGCCGCGCCGCTGCTGTGCGCGGGTTCGACCGTGTTCAACCCGCTCGTGGACAACGACGTGCGGCCGATCGACCGGGTGGCGGTCGTCGGCATCGGCGGCCTGGGCCACCTGGCCGTCCAGTTCCTGGCGAAGTGGGGATGTGCGGTCACCGCCATCTCGACCACCCCGGACAAGGAGCAGGACGCCCGCCGGTTCGGCGCGACGGACTTCATCGCCACCAGCGAGGAAGGCGCCCTGCGCGAAGCCGCGAACTCGTTCGACTTCGTGCTCTCGACCGTCTCGGCGGACCTGCCGTGGGACGACTACCTCGGTGTCCTGCGACCGCGGGGCACGTTGTGCGTCGTCGGGGTCCCGCCCGGCCCGATCGCCGCCGCCACCATGAGCCTGCTCCCGGAGGAGAAGAGGATCGCGGGCGGCGTGACAGCATCACCGACGCGCAACCGGCAGATGCTCGAATTCGCCGCTCGTCACGGGATCACGGCCGCCGTCGAGACGTTCCCGATCAGCGACGTCGAGCAGGCGCTCGACCGCGTCCGGCGAGGTGCCGCGCGCTACCGGGTGGTCCTCGAACTCTGA
- a CDS encoding SixA phosphatase family protein has product MTRTLVVCRHAKSAWPDDVDDFERPLTERGERDAPEAGRWLAERVPDIGFALCSPAKRARRTWQLIADVTGKAETRHDKRLYGATAGELIAVLNELPDEAETALLVGHNPGLEDLVAVLTGTPHELKTAEIAVLSGTGSWSQVEPGWAKLDETATPRG; this is encoded by the coding sequence ATGACACGCACTCTGGTGGTGTGCAGGCACGCGAAGTCGGCGTGGCCGGACGACGTCGACGACTTCGAACGCCCGCTCACCGAACGTGGCGAACGGGACGCTCCGGAAGCGGGGAGGTGGCTGGCCGAGCGGGTGCCCGACATCGGTTTCGCGCTGTGCTCCCCCGCGAAGCGGGCGCGTCGCACGTGGCAGCTGATCGCGGACGTGACCGGCAAGGCCGAGACCCGGCACGACAAACGCCTCTACGGCGCCACCGCCGGTGAGCTGATCGCGGTGCTCAACGAGCTCCCCGACGAGGCGGAGACCGCGCTGCTCGTGGGCCACAACCCCGGCTTGGAGGACTTGGTCGCCGTCCTCACCGGCACCCCGCACGAGCTCAAGACGGCGGAGATCGCGGTGCTCAGCGGCACCGGCTCGTGGTCCCAGGTCGAGCCCGGCTGGGCCAAGCTGGACGAGACCGCCACACCGCGCGGCTGA
- a CDS encoding zinc-dependent alcohol dehydrogenase family protein — MRATDTRMFEVSDDGPVVPAERPVPVPAAGEVLVRVRARSLNARDLPIVGRRYSVAVPPGRIPLSDGAGTVEAVGEGVSRFQVGDRVMSTFHPNHLYGPLPGWGELYGVQRDGWLTEHIAVGEHSVVAVPEHLSFAEAATLPCAALTAWSALSGIGAGDSVLLQGSGGVSVFALQFARLAGARVLVTTSSAEKGRRLRELGASEVVDRTATPEWGDQVRELTGGGVDRVVDIGGAGTIAGSIAALAQGGTISLVGNLGSGGGMDLTRFLSRGATLRAITVGNRSDFERMNRVIGLHQVRPVIDRIFPFEESPAAFSHFEHGSRLGKVVIGD, encoded by the coding sequence ATGAGAGCTACTGACACGCGGATGTTCGAAGTCAGCGACGACGGCCCGGTCGTCCCCGCCGAGCGGCCGGTGCCCGTTCCCGCTGCGGGCGAAGTGCTCGTGCGGGTCCGCGCCCGCTCGCTCAACGCCCGGGACCTGCCCATCGTCGGCCGCCGCTACTCGGTCGCCGTGCCGCCGGGGCGGATACCGCTGTCCGACGGCGCGGGCACCGTGGAAGCCGTCGGCGAAGGCGTCAGCCGGTTCCAGGTCGGTGATCGCGTCATGAGCACCTTCCACCCGAACCACCTCTACGGCCCGCTGCCCGGGTGGGGCGAGCTGTACGGGGTGCAGCGCGACGGCTGGCTCACCGAGCACATCGCCGTCGGCGAGCACAGCGTCGTCGCGGTACCGGAGCACCTGTCCTTCGCGGAAGCGGCCACGCTGCCGTGCGCCGCGCTCACGGCGTGGTCGGCGCTGTCCGGGATCGGCGCGGGGGACTCGGTGCTGCTGCAGGGATCGGGCGGCGTGTCCGTGTTCGCGCTCCAGTTCGCCCGCCTGGCCGGTGCGCGGGTGCTGGTCACCACGTCCAGCGCGGAGAAGGGCCGGCGCCTGCGGGAGCTCGGGGCGTCGGAGGTCGTCGACCGCACCGCGACGCCGGAGTGGGGCGACCAGGTGCGGGAGCTGACCGGCGGCGGCGTCGATCGCGTCGTGGACATCGGCGGAGCCGGGACGATCGCCGGGTCGATCGCCGCCCTGGCCCAGGGCGGAACGATCTCCCTCGTCGGCAACCTCGGCTCGGGCGGCGGCATGGATCTGACGCGGTTCCTGAGCCGCGGCGCCACGCTCCGCGCGATCACCGTCGGCAACCGGAGCGACTTCGAGCGGATGAACCGGGTCATCGGCCTGCACCAGGTGCGGCCCGTGATCGACCGGATCTTCCCGTTCGAGGAGTCCCCGGCCGCGTTCTCCCACTTCGAGCACGGATCGCGGCTGGGCAAGGTCGTCATCGGCGACTGA
- a CDS encoding cupin domain-containing protein, whose translation MDPVDDLLTTMKIESSRYVRITARAPWGIAFPARHLARLLLVSSGSCWLTAAELGEPQHLTAGDCFLVRAGVEFALQDELGRELVDCDGMTVHDPGGTAEAGGDGEPTEIVSSRFTFDAVAADALFALLPPLFRLNLGTGSGRLLRATFDLIAQESAADGLGAGFVTSRLSDALFVQAVRACCADVGGGTIGWIAALRDPWLATAMRELHADLAHPWTVDALARTAGMSRSAFAALFKEKAGDTPLGYLTSWRMYRAKTLLRETSLSVQEVAVRVGYHTGTALSRTFLRREGVSPGAWRRLADGNARRGGG comes from the coding sequence GTGGATCCGGTCGACGATCTCCTCACCACGATGAAGATCGAGAGCTCGCGGTACGTGCGGATCACCGCCCGCGCGCCGTGGGGCATCGCGTTCCCCGCCCGGCACCTCGCCCGGCTGTTGCTGGTCTCCAGCGGATCGTGCTGGCTCACCGCCGCCGAGCTGGGCGAACCGCAGCACTTGACCGCGGGCGACTGCTTCCTGGTCCGGGCCGGCGTGGAGTTCGCGCTGCAGGACGAGCTCGGCCGCGAGCTCGTCGACTGCGACGGCATGACCGTGCACGACCCCGGGGGCACGGCCGAAGCAGGCGGTGACGGCGAGCCGACCGAGATCGTCTCCAGCCGCTTCACCTTCGACGCGGTCGCCGCGGACGCCCTGTTCGCACTGCTGCCACCGTTGTTCCGGCTGAACCTGGGCACCGGCTCCGGGCGGCTGCTGCGCGCCACGTTCGACCTCATCGCGCAGGAGTCCGCGGCGGACGGCCTGGGAGCGGGCTTCGTGACGAGCCGCCTCTCGGACGCGCTGTTCGTCCAGGCGGTGCGAGCGTGCTGCGCGGACGTCGGCGGCGGCACCATCGGCTGGATCGCCGCGCTCCGCGACCCGTGGCTGGCCACCGCGATGCGGGAGTTGCACGCGGACCTGGCCCACCCGTGGACGGTCGACGCGCTGGCCCGGACGGCCGGGATGTCCCGTTCGGCGTTCGCCGCCCTGTTCAAGGAGAAGGCCGGGGACACGCCGCTGGGCTACCTCACGTCCTGGCGCATGTACCGGGCGAAGACGTTGCTGCGGGAGACCTCGTTGAGCGTGCAGGAGGTCGCCGTCCGCGTCGGCTACCACACCGGCACGGCCCTGAGCCGCACGTTCCTGCGCAGGGAAGGTGTTTCTCCCGGCGCCTGGCGGCGGCTGGCCGACGGCAACGCCCGGCGCGGCGGCGGCTGA
- a CDS encoding MFS transporter, with amino-acid sequence MIWGAAVVTYLAAVFHRGTLGVAGPLAIERFEVGPAALSAFTVLQVGIYAAMQIPTGLLVDRFGSRRILTAAVLLLGCGQLLFALATSYPMGLLARGVLGVGDALTWVSILRLVATRFSARQYALVATFSAALGALGGVAATFPLTALLGALGWTWTFLLVGGITAAYAAVTAGVVRDVPGTTSRGEDASDILRKVRSAWAIPGTRLAFWAHFGTMFVPNALSLLWGYPYLVEGVGVPPATASVVLSLLIIGQVAGGPLVGAIIGRFPACRMPIVLGYLGGNGLAWLVLLSFARPPLAVVCAAFLVFAMGGPVSSIAFALVRDYNPISQVGTATGIANVGGHSATALSVLSVGVVLELVGGYRVALLALVAVLLLSAFRTAVWWRRTRAAVLTAQDRGEPVPVLVRRRRWDLAEAEPAPAT; translated from the coding sequence CTGATCTGGGGCGCCGCCGTCGTCACCTACCTCGCGGCGGTGTTCCACCGGGGCACGCTCGGCGTCGCCGGTCCGCTCGCCATCGAGCGCTTCGAGGTCGGACCCGCCGCGCTGAGCGCGTTCACCGTGCTGCAGGTCGGCATCTACGCCGCCATGCAGATCCCCACCGGGCTGCTGGTGGACCGCTTCGGCTCGCGGCGCATCCTCACCGCGGCCGTGCTGCTGCTGGGCTGCGGGCAGCTGCTGTTCGCGCTCGCCACGTCCTACCCGATGGGGCTGCTGGCGCGCGGCGTGCTCGGCGTCGGTGACGCGCTGACCTGGGTGAGCATCCTGCGGCTGGTCGCGACCCGGTTCTCCGCGCGGCAGTACGCGCTGGTCGCCACCTTCTCCGCCGCGCTGGGCGCGCTCGGTGGTGTGGCGGCCACGTTCCCGCTGACGGCGCTGCTCGGCGCGCTCGGCTGGACCTGGACCTTCCTGCTGGTCGGCGGGATCACCGCGGCCTACGCGGCGGTGACCGCCGGGGTGGTCCGCGACGTTCCCGGCACCACCTCGCGCGGGGAGGACGCGAGCGACATCCTGCGGAAGGTGCGCTCGGCGTGGGCGATCCCCGGCACGCGGCTGGCGTTCTGGGCGCACTTCGGCACGATGTTCGTGCCCAACGCGCTGAGCCTGCTGTGGGGCTACCCGTACCTCGTCGAAGGCGTCGGCGTGCCCCCGGCGACCGCGAGCGTCGTGCTCAGCCTGCTGATCATCGGGCAGGTCGCGGGCGGGCCGCTGGTCGGCGCGATCATCGGGCGGTTCCCGGCGTGCCGGATGCCGATCGTGCTCGGCTACCTCGGCGGCAACGGGCTGGCGTGGCTGGTGCTGCTGAGCTTCGCGCGGCCACCGCTGGCCGTGGTGTGCGCGGCGTTCCTCGTGTTCGCGATGGGCGGTCCCGTCTCCAGCATCGCGTTCGCGCTGGTGCGCGACTACAACCCGATCAGCCAGGTCGGCACCGCCACCGGCATCGCCAACGTCGGCGGGCACAGCGCCACCGCGCTGAGCGTGCTGTCGGTGGGCGTGGTGCTGGAACTCGTCGGCGGCTACCGCGTGGCGCTGCTGGCGCTCGTGGCCGTCCTGCTGCTGAGCGCGTTCCGCACCGCCGTGTGGTGGCGCCGCACCCGCGCGGCCGTGCTCACCGCGCAGGACCGCGGCGAACCCGTCCCCGTCCTGGTCCGCCGACGCCGCTGGGACCTCGCCGAAGCGGAGCCGGCTCCGGCGACGTGA
- a CDS encoding putative leader peptide, with protein MRTVLLTTRHHVDLLRVTSASCPRS; from the coding sequence GTGCGAACGGTTCTGCTCACGACGCGTCACCACGTGGATCTGCTGCGGGTGACGTCGGCGAGCTGTCCACGCTCCTGA
- a CDS encoding MFS transporter, whose translation MSTATTEPAEHGSSEKNVRTVITSSLIGTTVEWYDFFLYSTAASLVFDKLFFPTADPTVGTMLAFTTFFVGFVARPLGGILFGHIGDRIGRKRTLVTTMIVMGLATAAMGALPTYEQVGMWAPLLLVLLRLFQGLAIGGEWAGAVLMAVEYAPPGKRSLYGSWPQVGLAVGLGLGTGLFALLGNVLDDEQFLGYGWRIAFGLSLVLVIVGLVIRLRVAETPAFQQMRALQGTARIPFLELFRDRVNRRNTLLGLLSRWSEGAAFNTWAVFFLTYATGTLGLPRNDVLVGVMAAALVLAVLIPVVGRLGDRHSPRTLYALGSALFALSVYPAFLAFQTRSPLLTGLVIVLVLGVVHSVIYAPQGTLYAQLSPVRLRYTGMSFIYQFSGIYASGLTPLIVTALLAAGGGSPWLACGYLVLTGVIGTVASLLIRRDDLHFDTTS comes from the coding sequence ATGAGCACCGCCACGACCGAGCCGGCCGAGCACGGCTCGTCGGAGAAGAACGTCCGCACCGTCATCACGTCCAGCCTGATCGGCACGACGGTCGAGTGGTACGACTTCTTCCTCTACAGCACCGCCGCCAGCCTGGTGTTCGACAAGCTGTTCTTCCCCACGGCCGATCCGACGGTCGGCACGATGCTGGCGTTCACCACGTTCTTCGTCGGCTTCGTCGCCCGGCCGCTGGGCGGCATCCTGTTCGGCCACATCGGCGACCGCATCGGCCGCAAGCGCACGCTGGTCACCACGATGATCGTGATGGGCCTGGCGACGGCCGCGATGGGCGCGCTGCCCACCTACGAGCAGGTCGGCATGTGGGCTCCGCTGCTGCTGGTGCTGCTGCGGCTGTTCCAGGGTCTCGCGATCGGCGGCGAGTGGGCCGGGGCGGTGCTGATGGCCGTCGAGTACGCGCCGCCGGGCAAGCGCTCGCTGTACGGCTCGTGGCCGCAGGTCGGCCTCGCGGTCGGGCTCGGGCTGGGCACCGGGTTGTTCGCGCTGCTGGGCAACGTGCTCGACGACGAGCAGTTCCTCGGCTACGGCTGGCGGATCGCGTTCGGGCTGAGCCTGGTGCTGGTGATCGTCGGCCTGGTGATCCGGCTGCGCGTCGCGGAAACCCCGGCGTTCCAGCAGATGCGGGCGTTGCAGGGCACCGCGCGCATCCCGTTCCTGGAGCTGTTCCGGGACCGCGTGAACCGCCGCAACACGCTGCTCGGGTTGCTGTCGCGCTGGTCGGAGGGCGCCGCGTTCAACACGTGGGCGGTGTTCTTCCTGACCTACGCCACCGGCACGCTCGGCCTGCCGCGCAACGACGTGCTGGTCGGCGTGATGGCGGCGGCCCTGGTGCTGGCGGTGCTGATCCCCGTCGTGGGGCGGCTCGGCGACCGGCATTCGCCGCGCACGCTCTACGCGCTGGGCTCGGCGCTGTTCGCGCTGTCGGTGTACCCGGCGTTCCTCGCGTTCCAGACGCGGAGCCCGCTGCTGACCGGGTTGGTCATCGTGCTGGTGCTCGGCGTGGTCCACTCGGTGATCTACGCGCCGCAGGGCACGTTGTACGCGCAGCTCTCGCCGGTGCGGCTGCGCTACACGGGGATGTCGTTCATCTACCAGTTCTCCGGCATCTACGCGTCCGGCCTGACGCCGCTGATCGTGACGGCGCTGCTCGCGGCCGGTGGCGGTTCGCCGTGGCTGGCCTGCGGCTACCTGGTGCTCACCGGTGTCATCGGCACCGTCGCGAGCCTGCTCATCCGCCGCGACGACCTGCACTTCGACACCACGAGCTGA
- a CDS encoding DUF397 domain-containing protein has product MSGYNWKKSSRSTQGGQCVQTSGARGAALIRDSKLGDRSPILRVSPAVFGRFVQAIRTDRFE; this is encoded by the coding sequence ATGTCCGGATACAACTGGAAAAAATCGTCGCGTTCGACCCAAGGTGGCCAATGCGTGCAGACATCAGGGGCACGTGGCGCCGCTCTGATCAGAGATTCCAAGCTGGGGGACCGCTCTCCGATCTTGAGGGTATCTCCCGCCGTGTTTGGTCGGTTCGTGCAAGCCATCAGGACTGATCGCTTCGAGTGA
- a CDS encoding DUF397 domain-containing protein, protein MSDTEWKKSSRSAQASNCVETAERGGFPVIRDSKDPAGPWLRLSDGAFGRFIQGIKLGEYADR, encoded by the coding sequence ATGTCTGACACGGAGTGGAAGAAGTCGTCGCGAAGTGCGCAGGCGAGCAACTGCGTGGAAACCGCCGAACGGGGTGGGTTCCCGGTAATCCGTGACTCCAAGGATCCGGCGGGACCGTGGCTTCGGTTGTCGGATGGGGCATTCGGCCGATTCATCCAGGGGATCAAGCTGGGCGAGTATGCCGACCGTTGA
- a CDS encoding helix-turn-helix domain-containing protein, producing the protein MSNARQITLGKLIRDLRKSAKVTVQQAATHLDCSVAKIGHWERGLYKTNRSELADLLVMYGVDEETRDRAENLRREAAKTQKDSEWWDPFDLPKWFSPFIGLEQEAIEVFTFELGIIPGLLQTRDYAREIHKAGRMTFGEGQIEDLVELRARRQERLSGDDPLVVRAVIAEEALHRLWGNAGVMGQQLDALLEHAERDNVVIRVLPFEAGAHLSPQGSFAVLRFPANTADMAFIDTPLSGRIVDNSRDTSELSRMFSELQHSALDVDQSLELVRTLSDEFHRRQ; encoded by the coding sequence ATGTCGAACGCAAGGCAGATCACGCTGGGCAAGCTGATCCGCGATCTGCGGAAGTCGGCGAAGGTGACGGTGCAGCAGGCCGCCACCCACCTGGACTGCTCGGTCGCGAAGATCGGCCATTGGGAGCGCGGTCTTTACAAGACGAACCGCAGCGAGCTGGCGGATCTGCTCGTCATGTACGGCGTTGACGAAGAGACGCGGGACCGCGCCGAAAATCTGCGGCGCGAGGCGGCGAAAACTCAGAAGGACTCGGAATGGTGGGACCCGTTCGACCTGCCGAAGTGGTTTTCGCCGTTCATCGGGCTCGAACAGGAAGCGATCGAGGTGTTCACGTTCGAGCTCGGGATCATTCCTGGGCTGCTGCAAACGCGCGATTATGCCCGCGAGATCCACAAGGCCGGGCGGATGACGTTCGGCGAGGGGCAGATCGAGGACTTGGTGGAGCTGAGGGCGCGGCGGCAGGAGCGGCTGTCCGGAGATGATCCGCTCGTGGTGCGGGCGGTGATCGCAGAGGAAGCGCTGCATCGGTTGTGGGGCAACGCCGGCGTGATGGGCCAGCAGCTGGACGCCCTGTTGGAGCACGCGGAGCGGGACAACGTCGTCATTCGGGTGCTGCCGTTCGAGGCCGGTGCTCACCTGAGTCCGCAGGGCTCGTTCGCGGTGCTCCGGTTCCCGGCGAACACGGCTGACATGGCATTCATCGACACTCCGTTGAGCGGTCGAATCGTGGACAATTCAAGGGACACGTCAGAACTGTCCAGGATGTTCAGCGAATTGCAGCATTCCGCATTGGATGTTGATCAATCATTGGAGCTCGTGCGTACACTGTCTGATGAGTTTCATCGCCGTCAGTGA
- a CDS encoding LLM class flavin-dependent oxidoreductase, with translation MSLTFHWFLPTYGDSRYLVGGGHGVATSTAAGARPATLQYLGQIARSAEQLGFEGALTPTGAWCEDAWLSTAMLAESTERLKFLVAFRPGLLSPTLGAQMAATFQRHSGKRLLLNVVTGGESHEQRAYGDFLDKEGRYARCDEFLHVVRALWRGERVDFSGDHVRVEGAELTRTPDPVPDIYFGGSSPAAGNVAAKHSDVYLTWGEPPAKVAEKIAWIKSLAAEQGRTPRFGIRLHVISRDTSEQAWAEARRLLDAIDPKTIEQVQSGLNRSESEGQRRMLDLHGGSTADLEIYPNLWAGVGLVRGGAGTALVGSHEEVAARIEEYAALGLDEFVLSGHPHLEEAYWFGEGVLPILERKGLWSHPGNPEQPAGQSIPFAGAPEPAAAS, from the coding sequence ATGTCGCTCACGTTCCACTGGTTCCTGCCCACCTACGGCGACAGCCGCTACCTCGTCGGCGGTGGTCACGGCGTCGCGACTTCGACCGCGGCGGGTGCTCGCCCTGCGACGTTGCAGTACCTGGGCCAGATCGCGCGCAGCGCCGAGCAGCTCGGTTTCGAGGGGGCGCTGACGCCGACGGGCGCGTGGTGCGAGGACGCGTGGCTGTCCACGGCGATGCTCGCCGAGTCGACGGAGCGGCTGAAGTTCCTCGTCGCGTTCCGCCCGGGTCTGCTGTCGCCGACGCTGGGCGCGCAGATGGCCGCGACGTTCCAGCGGCACTCGGGCAAGCGGTTGCTGCTCAACGTGGTCACCGGTGGGGAGAGCCACGAGCAGCGCGCCTACGGCGACTTCCTGGACAAGGAGGGCCGGTACGCGCGTTGCGACGAGTTCCTGCACGTGGTGCGCGCGTTGTGGCGCGGTGAGCGCGTCGACTTCAGCGGCGATCACGTGCGCGTGGAGGGCGCGGAGCTGACCCGCACGCCGGACCCGGTGCCGGACATCTACTTCGGCGGATCTTCCCCCGCGGCCGGGAACGTGGCCGCGAAGCACTCCGACGTGTACCTGACGTGGGGCGAGCCGCCCGCGAAGGTCGCCGAGAAGATCGCGTGGATCAAGTCGCTGGCCGCCGAGCAGGGCCGCACGCCGCGCTTCGGCATCCGGTTGCACGTGATCAGCCGGGACACCTCGGAGCAGGCGTGGGCGGAGGCGCGGCGGCTGCTGGACGCCATCGACCCGAAGACGATCGAGCAGGTGCAGAGCGGCCTGAACCGCAGCGAATCCGAGGGCCAGCGCCGGATGTTGGACCTGCACGGCGGTTCCACGGCGGACCTGGAGATCTACCCGAACCTGTGGGCGGGTGTCGGTCTGGTGCGCGGCGGTGCCGGGACGGCGCTGGTCGGCAGTCATGAGGAGGTCGCCGCGCGCATCGAGGAGTACGCCGCGCTGGGCTTGGACGAGTTCGTGCTCTCCGGCCACCCGCACTTGGAGGAGGCGTACTGGTTCGGCGAGGGCGTGCTGCCGATCCTGGAGCGCAAGGGCTTGTGGAGCCACCCCGGAAACCCGGAGCAGCCCGCGGGCCAGAGCATCCCGTTCGCCGGTGCCCCGGAGCCCGCCGCCGCGTCCTGA
- a CDS encoding putative leader peptide, whose translation MLLPLLTRRRHVDLVRVAAQRCRR comes from the coding sequence GTGTTGTTGCCGCTGCTGACCCGACGTCGCCACGTTGATCTCGTGCGCGTCGCGGCGCAGCGCTGTCGCCGCTGA